In a single window of the Chitinivibrio alkaliphilus ACht1 genome:
- a CDS encoding YggT family protein: MWVLVLLFNAAELLLLIRIILSWLQYESANEFTRWVCSVVDPLLAPIRSFLPQNSMGIDFSPIILFIFIDIVKRLALTL, encoded by the coding sequence ATGTGGGTTCTTGTCCTGCTTTTTAATGCAGCAGAGCTTCTCTTGCTTATTCGGATTATCCTCTCGTGGTTGCAGTATGAATCGGCAAATGAATTTACCCGCTGGGTGTGCTCTGTGGTAGATCCCCTTCTTGCGCCGATACGATCTTTTTTACCGCAAAACTCAATGGGCATTGATTTTTCACCAATTATTTTATTTATATTCATAGATATTGTGAAACGTCTGGCACTAACCCTTTGA
- a CDS encoding prepilin-type N-terminal cleavage/methylation domain-containing protein: MAEAGVNKHGFSVAEVMIAMVVLGIAITITTSTILHIAQQGDDTKVSNYGYMLTKEKLMEYTRDGAPSRSVGTYEDTQEREGIRYTREAEVTTEQTVIVTTTWAVNGRKDSVVLRGRLRGSPCPDIGNNSPPESLTVYHGVAGDSHFTLEDGESADDSVRFFVAEGDSLSQNTRLATLVGHDPDIEEGDRLSFHLDDTEGDNAFFRITRDELYPAQPLDTGEYTLFIEVRDCFDETLTAEMTILVEQEFSFSITVPDVSIHEHYPDTSPYYDTFAYADPDSREVVQAELTGGSIAFSDLDTIELIEDGGGIFAITDEGLVYIQEGREKDLDYDTGTQNYTLRVTAEYDETNTASAFFTVSLKDVNEPPTGGTLSNVRVPKIPVGTGFTPSVGILRAEDPDRDESHTFEITSGSNVEITNDSILRFIGSDDESPESVTIEVTDRHNVDSDTFLGTVFTETVTVNLKRKDHSWFRNTDNVPVFNDNFEWASAELGDLVRHGERIYEVVNTDGAAWGQISSANFEKRFDVPEESE; encoded by the coding sequence ATGGCTGAAGCGGGAGTAAATAAACACGGTTTTTCCGTGGCGGAAGTAATGATTGCCATGGTAGTTCTTGGTATTGCCATCACCATTACCACCTCTACCATTCTTCATATTGCCCAGCAGGGTGATGACACAAAGGTAAGTAACTACGGCTACATGCTTACCAAGGAAAAATTAATGGAGTATACGCGCGATGGAGCCCCCTCGCGGAGCGTGGGCACCTACGAAGATACGCAGGAACGTGAGGGGATACGTTATACACGTGAGGCTGAGGTGACCACGGAGCAAACGGTTATTGTCACTACGACATGGGCTGTGAACGGCAGAAAAGATTCCGTGGTACTGCGCGGCCGACTCCGTGGATCTCCCTGTCCCGACATAGGGAACAACTCTCCCCCAGAAAGTCTTACCGTATACCACGGTGTAGCGGGAGACTCCCATTTTACTCTTGAGGACGGTGAGAGTGCGGATGATTCGGTACGGTTTTTTGTTGCTGAAGGAGACTCTCTCTCCCAAAACACACGCCTTGCCACTTTGGTGGGGCATGATCCTGATATTGAAGAGGGAGATCGCCTCTCCTTTCATCTGGATGATACAGAGGGGGACAATGCCTTTTTTCGCATTACACGTGATGAACTGTATCCGGCCCAGCCCCTTGATACCGGGGAGTACACCCTCTTCATAGAGGTGCGAGATTGTTTTGATGAAACTCTTACAGCGGAAATGACTATACTGGTGGAACAGGAGTTTTCCTTCTCCATTACTGTCCCGGATGTGTCCATTCACGAGCACTACCCCGATACATCCCCGTACTATGATACGTTTGCCTATGCTGACCCAGATTCTCGCGAGGTGGTGCAGGCAGAACTCACGGGGGGGAGTATTGCATTTTCAGATCTTGATACAATAGAGCTCATCGAGGACGGCGGTGGTATATTCGCTATTACCGATGAGGGATTGGTGTATATTCAAGAGGGGCGAGAAAAAGATTTGGATTATGATACGGGCACGCAAAATTACACCCTCCGTGTTACAGCAGAGTATGATGAAACAAACACTGCCTCTGCGTTTTTTACGGTCTCGTTAAAAGATGTCAATGAGCCACCCACGGGGGGCACCCTTTCCAATGTTAGGGTGCCGAAAATACCTGTAGGTACTGGATTTACCCCCTCTGTGGGCATACTTCGGGCCGAAGACCCTGATCGAGATGAGAGCCACACCTTTGAGATCACATCGGGAAGCAATGTCGAAATTACAAATGATTCGATCCTCAGGTTTATTGGCTCTGATGATGAATCGCCTGAATCGGTTACCATAGAGGTGACAGATCGTCACAATGTAGATTCCGACACGTTTCTGGGAACTGTTTTTACAGAGACAGTTACAGTTAATCTAAAGCGTAAAGATCATTCATGGTTCCGTAATACAGATAATGTGCCTGTATTTAATGATAACTTTGAATGGGCTTCTGCAGAATTGGGAGATCTTGTTCGTCATGGGGAGCGTATCTATGAGGTGGTGAATACTGATGGGGCCGCATGGGGGCAGATTTCGAGTGCTAATTTTGAAAAGCGATTTGATGTGCCAGAGGAGAGTGAATAA
- the trpS gene encoding tryptophan--tRNA ligase encodes MDRKISLTGIKPTGMPHLGNYMGAIAPALELAQEYHAHYFIADYHALNSVRDAHELRQMTYEVAATWIACGLDPEKVLFYRQSDVPETFELTTMLMAFTAKGLMNRAHAYKALVQANVAAGKDHDFGVNMGLYTYPILMAADILLFDAHVVPVGKDQVQHLEMAADIAQTINANYKDELLRIPRAITHTNTALVIGQDGRKMSKSYNNTIPLFIPQKQFRKKIMKIQTNSQEIHEVKDPQQCSVFALYSLFATQQQQEDLAARYRAGGMGWGEAKTALYEVLEEIIGPKRAIYNELMGDTAQIDAILQKGAEKAREKAAAKISQLRKAMGFN; translated from the coding sequence ATGGACCGAAAAATTTCACTCACGGGAATAAAGCCCACGGGTATGCCCCATCTTGGAAATTACATGGGGGCCATAGCCCCTGCCCTTGAACTTGCTCAGGAGTATCATGCGCACTACTTTATCGCCGATTACCATGCGCTCAACAGCGTGCGCGATGCCCATGAACTGCGACAAATGACCTATGAAGTAGCCGCCACGTGGATTGCCTGTGGCCTTGATCCTGAAAAGGTCCTGTTTTATCGTCAGTCAGACGTGCCAGAAACCTTCGAGCTTACCACCATGCTCATGGCCTTTACTGCCAAGGGGCTGATGAATCGCGCCCATGCCTATAAGGCACTGGTGCAGGCAAACGTTGCAGCGGGCAAAGATCACGACTTCGGCGTTAATATGGGGCTCTACACATACCCCATTCTCATGGCAGCAGATATTCTTCTCTTTGATGCCCACGTGGTGCCCGTAGGGAAAGATCAAGTGCAGCATTTGGAGATGGCTGCCGATATTGCGCAAACTATTAACGCAAACTACAAAGATGAGCTCCTCCGGATTCCCCGGGCCATCACCCACACCAATACCGCCTTGGTTATTGGACAGGACGGGCGTAAAATGAGTAAAAGCTACAACAACACGATCCCCTTGTTTATTCCGCAAAAACAGTTTCGTAAAAAAATCATGAAAATACAAACAAACTCTCAGGAAATTCACGAAGTAAAAGACCCGCAACAGTGTAGCGTTTTTGCGCTCTATTCTCTCTTTGCTACGCAGCAACAGCAGGAAGATCTGGCCGCACGGTACCGCGCGGGTGGCATGGGGTGGGGAGAAGCCAAAACCGCCCTCTACGAGGTTCTTGAAGAGATTATTGGGCCAAAACGAGCCATCTACAACGAACTCATGGGAGATACTGCACAAATTGATGCGATTCTCCAAAAAGGAGCGGAAAAGGCGCGAGAAAAAGCAGCGGCAAAAATATCCCAGCTTCGCAAAGCCATGGGATTTAACTAA
- a CDS encoding geranylgeranylglyceryl/heptaprenylglyceryl phosphate synthase: MTETVYRDIQERTRRGEKLLWVLLDPDDATPREAGERARTAEDHGAHAILVGGSLMSSVHFDEFVLSVRDAVNIPVLLFPGDATQISAHAHGVLFLTLLSGRNPNFLIGEQLKGAPRIRQAGIEPMATAYLLVESGNTTSVEFMSNTKPLPRDKPDIAAMHALAAEYMGQKLLYLEAGSGAHSSVPPALITAVRHSTSLPLIVGGGLRSVAHVQEKLAAGADIIVTGTVVSEAGGTQTLADFARVVREAWRR, from the coding sequence ATGACAGAAACGGTGTATAGAGACATTCAGGAGCGAACCCGTCGAGGAGAAAAACTTCTCTGGGTGCTGCTTGATCCAGATGATGCAACCCCTCGTGAGGCGGGGGAGCGCGCGCGTACGGCAGAGGATCACGGAGCCCATGCCATTCTTGTGGGCGGGTCTCTCATGTCCAGTGTTCATTTTGATGAATTTGTTTTGTCCGTACGGGATGCCGTGAATATTCCCGTGTTGCTCTTTCCCGGAGATGCCACACAGATTTCTGCCCATGCTCATGGGGTGTTGTTCCTTACGCTTCTTTCGGGCCGAAACCCCAATTTTTTAATTGGGGAGCAGCTCAAGGGAGCTCCGCGCATTCGCCAAGCCGGTATAGAGCCCATGGCCACAGCCTACCTTCTTGTTGAGTCGGGAAATACCACCTCCGTGGAGTTTATGAGTAACACAAAGCCCTTGCCACGGGACAAGCCGGATATTGCAGCCATGCATGCCCTTGCCGCTGAGTATATGGGACAGAAACTACTCTACCTTGAAGCGGGCAGTGGCGCTCATTCCTCAGTACCGCCGGCGCTCATTACGGCTGTTCGTCATAGTACCTCTCTGCCACTCATTGTCGGTGGCGGCTTGCGTAGTGTGGCCCATGTGCAGGAGAAGCTTGCGGCCGGTGCCGATATTATTGTTACGGGCACTGTTGTTTCCGAAGCAGGGGGCACACAGACCCTTGCAGATTTTGCGCGGGTGGTGCGTGAGGCATGGCGCAGGTGA
- a CDS encoding purine-nucleoside phosphorylase — translation MILSPPLHTTLRSYNLREALILGSGWNNLVHHIKVVTTIPYHDIEPMPHCTTSHHRGNMHVAQKGSKHILIFEGRSHLYECYTPQQVVTPVYIAQSLGIETLLLTNASGACCPTVPPGALFFIEDHINLTGCSPLRGTDNYKIGPRYPSLHEVYSGGVTEILIQAGRELSLPTHCGVYAGISGPETPTPAENAMYRMWGAHTVGMSTVMEAIAAAHCGMRVGGISLVTDSACDSAAPALPRAAQKRAKQTEQKRNKFILKVLELLWHKATSKRLTQR, via the coding sequence ATGATTCTATCGCCCCCGCTCCATACCACCCTCAGATCCTATAATCTTAGAGAGGCTCTTATTCTTGGTTCGGGCTGGAACAACCTCGTACACCACATCAAGGTTGTCACCACAATTCCCTACCACGACATAGAGCCCATGCCACACTGCACAACCTCGCACCATCGGGGAAATATGCATGTGGCACAGAAGGGCAGCAAACATATCCTTATTTTTGAGGGACGCTCCCATCTCTATGAGTGCTATACCCCGCAACAGGTGGTTACTCCCGTCTATATCGCCCAAAGCCTGGGCATAGAAACCCTGCTTCTTACCAATGCATCAGGAGCATGCTGTCCCACGGTGCCACCAGGGGCGCTCTTTTTCATAGAAGACCATATTAACCTCACGGGATGTTCCCCCCTTCGCGGCACAGATAATTATAAAATCGGCCCTCGTTATCCTTCGCTCCATGAAGTATATTCTGGAGGTGTTACAGAGATACTGATCCAGGCAGGACGGGAGCTCTCCCTTCCCACACACTGCGGTGTGTATGCCGGCATTTCTGGACCGGAAACACCAACCCCGGCAGAAAACGCCATGTATCGTATGTGGGGGGCGCACACGGTTGGAATGAGCACGGTCATGGAAGCCATTGCAGCAGCCCACTGTGGCATGCGTGTGGGCGGTATTTCACTCGTGACAGATTCAGCCTGCGACAGCGCTGCTCCCGCTCTTCCCCGAGCAGCACAAAAACGGGCAAAACAAACAGAA
- a CDS encoding pilus assembly FimT family protein: MDVSSKRGFTLVEVLVVVAIIGILATTVTFSIGNLVARRRFERDIFAVRSQLRSLRARAIADDTPYIVDFSGGNIQVHAFDGPSAVIPAMPSQHLRDVTDEVLPDGLRTLSVGPFPAEAASQLGTKLGISLSTEAVQGDWESPSGASGSNRLIFFNDEIGSMNHGLIYIPNTELPQEGAAIVKTEAGTTLHVFKWNGGSWVQRE, translated from the coding sequence ATGGATGTTTCATCCAAACGCGGGTTTACCCTTGTAGAAGTGTTAGTTGTTGTTGCAATTATTGGTATTTTAGCAACAACAGTTACCTTTTCCATTGGAAACCTTGTTGCCCGGAGACGTTTTGAACGGGATATTTTTGCAGTACGATCTCAGTTGAGATCTTTGCGGGCTCGGGCCATTGCGGATGATACGCCATACATTGTCGATTTTTCCGGTGGAAACATACAGGTGCACGCCTTTGATGGGCCTTCAGCGGTGATACCGGCAATGCCCTCTCAGCATCTCCGTGATGTAACCGATGAAGTTCTTCCGGATGGGTTGCGCACTTTGTCTGTTGGCCCCTTTCCCGCAGAGGCTGCATCGCAATTGGGAACGAAGCTGGGTATATCCCTCTCAACAGAGGCGGTTCAGGGAGACTGGGAGAGTCCTTCGGGCGCCTCCGGAAGTAACCGTCTTATTTTCTTCAATGACGAAATAGGCTCAATGAATCACGGACTCATATACATTCCAAATACGGAGCTTCCCCAGGAAGGGGCAGCCATAGTTAAAACAGAAGCAGGTACTACCCTGCATGTCTTTAAATGGAATGGTGGGTCATGGGTACAACGAGAGTAA
- a CDS encoding prepilin-type N-terminal cleavage/methylation domain-containing protein → MKHKYSHGFTLVEVLVVVAIIGILATTVTFAVGPLVERRRAEAQVVSLFSQLRNVRAKAIALNRRLYVELQSSPDDIRLVDENDTVYPSVFTDPLDLFQYGDLPAGLAGFDGSEPIQGDWANHDRITFHHDGIGTITSGVVYLQNIQRPDEGFALVRTSERNTLSLYFWDGAQWLKRE, encoded by the coding sequence ATGAAACATAAGTATTCACACGGTTTTACCTTGGTAGAAGTGTTAGTGGTGGTGGCCATAATCGGAATTTTGGCGACCACTGTTACCTTTGCCGTGGGGCCTTTAGTAGAGCGTCGTCGAGCGGAGGCGCAGGTTGTTTCCCTCTTTTCACAGTTGCGAAATGTGCGGGCAAAGGCCATCGCTCTCAACCGGCGGCTGTACGTTGAGCTACAGAGTAGTCCCGATGATATTCGTCTTGTCGATGAAAATGACACGGTCTATCCCTCGGTGTTTACAGACCCCCTTGATCTGTTTCAATATGGAGATCTTCCTGCGGGGCTTGCCGGGTTTGATGGGTCAGAGCCTATTCAGGGAGATTGGGCTAATCATGACAGAATTACCTTTCACCACGACGGCATTGGAACAATTACCTCCGGGGTGGTGTATCTACAAAATATTCAACGCCCTGATGAAGGGTTTGCCCTGGTTCGAACGTCAGAACGAAATACCTTATCACTCTATTTTTGGGACGGAGCACAATGGCTGAAGCGGGAGTAA
- a CDS encoding prepilin-type N-terminal cleavage/methylation domain-containing protein codes for MGTTRVKNSGFSVAEVMIAMVVLGIGITVATSTMMFLSDRSGDTQESNVAYELTRQKLVSLTGGSSVVERDGSDSPQRDGVTYDRSWEVDDSGHPAVVTVTTAWQTRAGRSDSVRLTGYIRGDVCPDIENNDAPDSLEIRNEEGEVVDHDQLPLVITIPEGGTSGIDRFVAELIGHDPDSAEGDFAQPSLEAGEADNDHFRIVGRKLHTAEALSPGSYTVDVLLTDCFGETLSTSISVHLVEAVLPQIEDAVLDTLFEQVSDDPQVERLIPKDTVLHTMEVNNASRAQISWSIVGGNPDSIFGIRNEQPHKGRIYVRAPEEINYDEGVQEYSLQIQGLLGDLSGSATVTIPIGDVIQTPESTALTNTTIEAGSPQGTVVGVFETEDPDIDADHSYEVYNWDVPVGDLFAAVEDTLVVNASAGVPADFSGSTEINVETRDREDTETSIQTTFFIEVTPAPENGENGDDTGESEGSDPCAGVDEWPLGSYSIGDLVVNNGKLWECINAGQGHREPSGPHGDHGWEEINVCAP; via the coding sequence ATGGGTACAACGAGAGTAAAAAATTCGGGGTTTTCCGTAGCAGAAGTCATGATTGCCATGGTGGTGCTTGGCATTGGCATAACAGTTGCCACCTCGACAATGATGTTTTTATCAGACAGAAGTGGTGATACGCAAGAGAGTAATGTTGCGTATGAATTGACACGGCAGAAGTTGGTTTCTCTTACGGGAGGGTCTTCTGTTGTTGAGCGAGACGGCAGTGATTCGCCTCAGAGGGACGGAGTGACCTATGATCGTTCCTGGGAGGTAGATGATTCTGGCCATCCCGCTGTAGTCACTGTGACAACGGCATGGCAAACCCGTGCAGGACGTTCTGATTCAGTACGACTTACGGGATATATTCGCGGAGATGTCTGTCCTGATATAGAAAATAATGATGCCCCGGATAGTCTTGAAATACGTAATGAAGAGGGAGAGGTGGTTGATCATGATCAGCTTCCCCTTGTTATTACCATACCGGAGGGCGGCACCAGCGGGATAGATCGGTTTGTGGCTGAACTCATTGGTCATGACCCCGACAGTGCTGAGGGTGATTTTGCCCAGCCATCTCTGGAAGCGGGGGAGGCGGATAATGATCATTTTCGTATTGTTGGCAGAAAGTTGCATACGGCTGAGGCACTTTCTCCAGGTTCCTATACCGTAGATGTGCTTCTTACTGACTGTTTTGGAGAAACCCTATCAACATCTATTTCGGTGCATTTGGTGGAGGCGGTACTCCCGCAAATAGAAGACGCTGTGCTCGACACATTATTTGAGCAGGTGAGCGATGATCCCCAGGTGGAGCGTCTTATTCCAAAGGACACCGTACTGCATACAATGGAAGTAAACAATGCATCACGGGCACAAATTTCGTGGTCCATTGTGGGCGGGAATCCTGATTCCATCTTTGGAATTCGCAACGAGCAGCCCCATAAGGGCCGTATATATGTACGTGCCCCGGAAGAAATAAACTATGATGAGGGCGTACAGGAGTACTCCTTACAGATTCAAGGTCTTTTGGGTGATCTTTCCGGCAGTGCCACCGTGACAATACCCATTGGTGATGTTATCCAGACTCCTGAAAGCACTGCTCTGACTAATACCACCATTGAGGCCGGCTCACCCCAGGGGACGGTGGTTGGCGTGTTTGAAACGGAGGACCCCGATATTGATGCCGATCATAGCTATGAGGTGTATAACTGGGATGTGCCTGTGGGTGATCTCTTTGCTGCTGTTGAAGACACCCTAGTAGTGAATGCTTCTGCAGGAGTGCCTGCTGATTTCTCTGGTTCTACCGAAATAAATGTTGAAACGAGAGATCGGGAGGATACTGAAACATCTATCCAAACCACCTTTTTTATAGAAGTAACTCCCGCCCCAGAGAATGGAGAAAATGGCGATGATACCGGGGAAAGTGAAGGGAGTGATCCCTGTGCGGGAGTTGATGAGTGGCCATTAGGCTCCTATTCCATAGGTGATTTGGTTGTAAATAACGGAAAACTGTGGGAGTGTATCAATGCTGGCCAAGGACATAGGGAGCCAAGTGGTCCACACGGTGATCATGGCTGGGAAGAAATTAACGTATGTGCACCATAG
- a CDS encoding YggS family pyridoxal phosphate-dependent enzyme, protein MEYSYLDTTVAQVHEEINRACTDAGRDPSEITCIVVTKRKPCALAQAVISRGNVHIGENRPQEIMEKVPQLQGNFTMHLIGQLQSNKVNKVAPYIDWAHSVDRPKIITKLNDAAGELSKTINICLQVNTSGEAQKSGCRPEEARHLCELIAQKPHLSLRGLMTMGPLGGTEQQTRAAFATLRALGESIQDLCHEKRVELSMGMSGDFPLAIAEGATMVRIGSRIVGSREE, encoded by the coding sequence ATGGAATATTCATATCTTGACACAACCGTAGCACAGGTGCATGAAGAAATTAACCGCGCCTGTACCGACGCAGGACGTGATCCCTCAGAGATCACCTGCATTGTGGTGACCAAGAGAAAACCCTGTGCCTTGGCACAGGCGGTAATCTCTCGCGGCAATGTACATATCGGCGAAAACCGTCCACAGGAAATCATGGAGAAAGTCCCCCAGTTACAGGGAAACTTTACCATGCACCTTATCGGACAACTGCAGAGTAATAAGGTGAACAAGGTTGCTCCCTATATCGATTGGGCTCATTCGGTGGATCGACCTAAGATTATCACCAAGCTGAACGATGCTGCCGGGGAGCTTTCTAAGACAATCAATATCTGTCTGCAGGTGAACACCTCCGGTGAAGCGCAAAAGTCGGGCTGCCGTCCTGAAGAAGCACGTCACCTGTGCGAATTAATTGCCCAAAAGCCCCATCTTTCCCTGCGGGGACTTATGACCATGGGCCCCCTGGGGGGAACAGAACAGCAAACCCGTGCGGCCTTTGCAACCCTGCGGGCCCTCGGCGAATCAATCCAGGACCTCTGCCACGAAAAACGCGTAGAACTCTCCATGGGCATGAGTGGCGATTTCCCCCTCGCCATTGCCGAAGGAGCCACCATGGTGCGAATTGGCTCACGCATTGTTGGATCACGGGAGGAGTAA
- a CDS encoding DivIVA domain-containing protein, with translation MEITPIEIRNYKFRKQLFNGLDEDHVMSFLQQIADEVADLSAKNNAMATKIKELTGQVGHYKKIEHTMNETLMTAQRATDDARANAQKEAELILKDAQVRADRYEDETRSRIHELTGEIRSLQAQKESFLARFRAMLRDQLSYLDVMGGHLDDDDASHDDE, from the coding sequence ATGGAAATAACCCCTATTGAAATTAGGAATTACAAATTTCGGAAACAGCTGTTCAATGGTCTTGATGAAGATCATGTCATGAGCTTTCTTCAGCAGATTGCCGACGAAGTGGCCGACCTTTCTGCAAAAAACAATGCCATGGCGACCAAAATTAAAGAGCTCACGGGACAGGTGGGGCATTATAAAAAAATTGAGCACACCATGAATGAGACCCTTATGACGGCACAACGAGCCACCGACGATGCACGGGCCAATGCCCAAAAAGAAGCGGAGCTCATTCTCAAGGACGCGCAGGTACGGGCCGACCGCTATGAAGACGAAACCCGTTCACGAATTCATGAGTTAACCGGAGAGATACGCTCTCTACAGGCACAGAAAGAGAGTTTCCTCGCCCGATTTCGCGCAATGCTGCGTGACCAACTCTCGTATCTCGATGTAATGGGAGGACATCTTGACGATGACGACGCCTCTCACGATGACGAATAA